A window from Saprospiraceae bacterium encodes these proteins:
- a CDS encoding EamA family transporter has protein sequence MDNKRTYAIFATIVAAILWSTGGLFIKLLPQDAFTILFYRSLYAAVIFLLIFRKSLFKFNRLSLISCFFYAPLLISFVTATKLTTAANAIFLQYTAPAFVLILEPYLIRSKIKKINIFTVVVCFIGMALFFVEQFSKPDNWLGIWLALASGLVLTGLLVTQKMNKPEFQPGAVFLGNILVCMITLPWFFKSPFPTMIENNYLMILGFGQLGMGYFLFIYGQKYLPAIESSLIAMLEPLLNPVWVFIGYGENPGWWAISGGIIIIFALAFRLWWIEIKEKKFSQAYPYYKNS, from the coding sequence ATGGACAATAAAAGGACTTACGCAATTTTCGCTACCATTGTAGCTGCTATCCTTTGGAGTACAGGTGGGTTGTTTATCAAATTGCTGCCACAGGATGCTTTCACTATTTTGTTCTACAGGAGTCTTTACGCAGCTGTTATTTTTCTTTTGATATTCAGAAAATCCCTTTTTAAGTTCAATAGATTGTCCTTGATAAGTTGTTTTTTTTATGCACCTTTGTTGATTTCATTTGTCACAGCGACAAAACTTACCACAGCCGCCAATGCAATATTTCTTCAGTATACTGCTCCAGCATTCGTACTCATCCTGGAGCCATATCTGATTAGGAGTAAGATCAAGAAAATAAATATTTTCACTGTAGTAGTATGTTTTATTGGAATGGCTTTATTTTTCGTAGAGCAATTTTCAAAACCCGATAATTGGCTAGGTATTTGGCTGGCCCTGGCAAGTGGACTTGTCCTTACCGGATTGTTGGTCACTCAGAAAATGAATAAACCGGAATTTCAACCCGGAGCCGTCTTTTTGGGTAATATTTTGGTCTGTATGATCACTTTACCATGGTTTTTCAAATCACCTTTTCCAACTATGATTGAAAACAACTATCTGATGATCTTGGGTTTTGGGCAGTTAGGTATGGGTTATTTTCTTTTCATTTATGGTCAGAAGTATTTACCTGCCATCGAAAGTTCACTCATCGCTATGCTCGAACCACTACTGAATCCGGTTTGGGTATTTATCGGATATGGTGAAAACCCAGGATGGTGGGCTATTTCAGGTGGGATAATTATTATATTTGCCTTGGCTTTCAGACTTTGGTGGATAGAAATTAAAGAAAAAAAGTTTTCTCAAGCATACCCGTATTATAAAAACAGTTGA
- the pheS gene encoding phenylalanine--tRNA ligase subunit alpha, translating to MSADVFSKVREILSNIQNEKVGNLNDLESFRIKYLGSKNEIKSLFGEIKNVENDRKKEFGQLLNDVKQSAEDKYEILKSSLGNVMGDNENTDIDMTAPCEPFSSGSRHPVSIVMNRIIGIFERIGFTIAEEREIEDDWHNFTAMNTPEDHPARDMQDTFYLKDSTIELLRTHTSSVQARIMTTQKPPIRIIAPGRVYRNETISSRSHCQFHQVEGLYIDKGVSFADMKQTLLYFAREMYGPKTDIRLRPSFFPFTEPSAEMDVYWGLKTDDDYRITKGTGWLEILGCGMVDPNVLRNCGIDPTVYSGFAFGMGIERQAMLQFKITDIRQLFENDARFLKQFSGVI from the coding sequence ATGTCAGCAGATGTATTTTCCAAAGTGAGAGAAATCCTTAGCAATATACAAAATGAAAAAGTTGGAAACCTGAATGATCTCGAATCCTTCCGAATAAAGTATTTAGGTTCAAAAAATGAAATAAAGTCACTTTTTGGCGAGATCAAAAATGTAGAAAATGATCGTAAGAAAGAGTTTGGACAATTACTAAACGATGTCAAACAGTCAGCTGAAGACAAATATGAGATATTGAAATCATCTCTGGGCAATGTAATGGGTGACAATGAAAATACTGATATTGACATGACAGCGCCTTGTGAACCCTTCTCTTCAGGTTCCAGACATCCGGTTTCCATTGTCATGAACAGGATTATTGGTATTTTTGAGCGTATCGGATTCACCATTGCTGAAGAAAGGGAAATAGAAGATGATTGGCACAATTTTACAGCTATGAATACCCCTGAAGATCATCCGGCAAGAGACATGCAGGACACGTTTTACTTGAAGGATTCAACCATAGAATTGCTCCGCACCCATACTTCATCCGTTCAGGCCAGAATTATGACTACTCAGAAGCCACCGATCAGAATTATCGCGCCGGGCAGAGTATACAGGAACGAAACAATTTCATCCAGATCACACTGTCAGTTTCATCAGGTAGAGGGATTATATATAGATAAAGGTGTCTCTTTTGCTGATATGAAACAAACTCTCTTGTATTTTGCACGAGAGATGTATGGACCAAAAACAGATATCAGACTTCGACCTTCGTTTTTTCCTTTTACAGAACCAAGTGCTGAAATGGATGTCTATTGGGGATTGAAGACGGATGATGATTATAGAATTACCAAAGGGACAGGATGGCTTGAAATTTTGGGTTGTGGTATGGTCGATCCAAATGTTTTAAGAAATTGCGGTATTGATCCGACAGTATATAGTGGATTTGCTTTTGGTATGGGTATAGAAAGACAAGCTATGCTTCAGTTTAAAATCACGGACATCAGACAACTTTTTGAAAATGACGCCAGATTCTTAAAGCAGTTCAGTGGTGTGATTTGA
- a CDS encoding O-antigen ligase family protein, with the protein MLWRSTTWEGLSDAIRFYSLKAGKAIINEHPWFGVGFSRLQNQTNEWFKKQMPQISKESYFLPSSQIVIYWAAGGVFCLLVFLFHLLYPFFEVKLRGNKWFMMFFIPAALSFTYETHLEGQLPLFFYGFIVSFFWYLGLKPKNLK; encoded by the coding sequence GTGTTATGGCGCTCTACTACATGGGAAGGTCTAAGTGATGCGATCAGGTTTTATTCTTTAAAGGCTGGTAAGGCCATCATAAATGAACATCCTTGGTTTGGAGTCGGATTCAGCAGGTTGCAAAACCAGACCAATGAATGGTTTAAAAAACAAATGCCACAAATTAGTAAAGAAAGTTACTTTCTGCCATCAAGTCAGATAGTCATCTATTGGGCTGCTGGTGGAGTCTTTTGCCTTCTGGTCTTTCTATTTCATCTTCTATATCCTTTTTTTGAAGTGAAGTTGAGAGGCAACAAGTGGTTTATGATGTTTTTTATACCTGCTGCCCTTAGTTTTACATACGAAACCCACCTTGAAGGACAATTACCCTTATTCTTTTATGGGTTTATTGTTTCTTTTTTCTGGTATCTTGGTTTAAAACCTAAAAATCTTAAATGA